One genomic segment of Dysosmobacter sp. Marseille-Q4140 includes these proteins:
- the hslO gene encoding Hsp33 family molecular chaperone HslO, whose translation MSDQLVRAISRDGAVKAVAVSTRGLTERARQIHKTLPVATAALGRTLAAASMMGNALKGDGASVTLQIKGGGPLGTLLAVSDNEGNVRGTVDNPAVDLPLRPDGKLDVGAAVGCDGTLTVIRDLNMKEPYVGSVGLLGGEIAEDLAAYFVESEQIPTACGLGVLVDRDQSVLAAGGYLIQLLPGASEDTISKVEGGILAAGSVTGLLQENDDPEALLYRVLSDFDLEILERSDVEYRCYCSRERMERALLSIGREELRALIDEKGEAELTCRFCDNVQHFNRQDLEAMLASLEKKEEKI comes from the coding sequence ATGAGCGATCAACTGGTACGCGCCATCTCCAGAGACGGCGCGGTAAAAGCGGTGGCGGTGTCCACCCGGGGATTGACGGAGCGGGCCCGGCAGATCCACAAGACGCTGCCGGTGGCCACGGCGGCCCTGGGACGGACCCTGGCGGCGGCGTCCATGATGGGCAACGCCCTGAAGGGGGACGGCGCCAGCGTCACCCTTCAGATCAAGGGCGGCGGCCCCCTGGGCACGCTGCTGGCGGTGTCCGACAACGAGGGCAACGTCCGGGGCACTGTGGACAACCCGGCGGTGGACCTGCCCCTGCGGCCCGACGGAAAGCTGGACGTGGGCGCCGCCGTGGGCTGCGACGGCACTCTGACGGTGATCCGGGACCTGAACATGAAGGAGCCCTATGTGGGCAGCGTGGGCCTGCTGGGCGGCGAGATCGCCGAGGATCTGGCGGCCTACTTCGTGGAGTCCGAGCAGATTCCCACGGCCTGCGGCCTGGGGGTCCTGGTGGACCGGGACCAGAGCGTGCTGGCGGCGGGCGGCTATCTCATCCAGCTGCTGCCCGGGGCCAGCGAGGACACCATCTCCAAGGTGGAGGGCGGCATCCTGGCGGCCGGGTCCGTGACGGGCCTCCTGCAGGAGAATGACGACCCCGAGGCCCTTTTGTACCGGGTGCTGTCGGACTTCGACCTGGAGATTCTGGAGCGCAGCGACGTCGAGTACCGCTGCTACTGCAGCCGGGAGCGGATGGAGCGGGCCCTGCTCAGCATCGGCCGGGAGGAGCTGCGGGCCCTGATCGACGAGAAGGGCGAGGCGGAGCTGACCTGCCGCTTCTGCGACAACGTCCAGCACTTCAATCGGCAGGACCTGGAGGCCATGCTGGCGTCTCTGGAGAAAAAAGAAGAAAAAATTTGA
- a CDS encoding class I SAM-dependent methyltransferase, which translates to MSRYQALAASYDELTVDVGYLRRADYLERQFRKSPIPVRTVLDLACGTGTMACLLAQRGYEVTATDASEEMLTQAMTKAAALTERPPLFLHQTMPRLRLLEPVDAAICTLDAVNYLTRPADLQETFRRVFRWLRPGGWFLFDVNTPWKLRRMDRQIYMDETEESLCVWRTFFSEKRQTCTYQVDLFRQRADGAWDRSFEEHRERAWTEEELRQALAEAGFTNVKLTGDLTSRPPKPTEDRWIITAQRPAE; encoded by the coding sequence GTGAGCCGGTATCAGGCCCTGGCCGCCAGCTACGATGAGCTGACAGTGGATGTGGGGTATCTGCGCCGGGCAGACTATCTGGAGCGGCAGTTCCGAAAGAGCCCCATTCCGGTGCGGACGGTGCTGGATCTGGCCTGCGGCACCGGCACCATGGCCTGCCTTCTGGCCCAGAGGGGCTATGAGGTGACAGCCACCGACGCCTCGGAGGAGATGCTGACCCAGGCTATGACTAAGGCGGCGGCTCTGACGGAGCGGCCGCCGTTGTTCCTGCACCAGACCATGCCCCGTCTGCGGCTTCTGGAGCCGGTGGACGCGGCAATCTGCACCCTGGATGCGGTCAACTACCTGACCCGGCCCGCGGATCTCCAGGAGACCTTCCGGCGGGTGTTCCGGTGGCTCAGGCCCGGCGGATGGTTTCTCTTCGACGTGAACACCCCCTGGAAGCTCCGGCGGATGGACCGGCAGATCTACATGGACGAGACGGAGGAGAGCTTGTGCGTCTGGCGCACCTTCTTCTCCGAGAAGCGGCAGACCTGCACCTATCAGGTGGACTTGTTCCGCCAGCGGGCCGACGGCGCCTGGGACCGCTCCTTTGAGGAGCACCGGGAGCGGGCCTGGACGGAGGAGGAGCTGCGGCAGGCCCTGGCGGAGGCAGGCTTCACGAACGTGAAGCTGACGGGCGACCTGACCAGCCGCCCGCCCAAGCCCACGGAGGACCGCTGGATCATCACGGCCCAGCGGCCGGCAGAATGA
- a CDS encoding TrpR-like protein has product MVKIGKKEKSDQLYKAILQLKDEQECYEFFQDLCTVSELRAMEQRFEVASLLYDGMIYNDILERTGASSATISRVNRSLSYGTGAYAKLFERCKKK; this is encoded by the coding sequence ATGGTTAAGATCGGCAAAAAGGAAAAAAGCGATCAGCTGTACAAAGCCATCCTGCAGCTGAAGGACGAACAGGAGTGCTACGAGTTCTTCCAGGATTTGTGTACAGTGTCGGAACTGCGGGCCATGGAGCAGCGGTTCGAGGTGGCTTCACTGCTGTACGACGGCATGATCTATAACGATATCCTGGAGCGCACCGGCGCCTCCAGCGCCACCATCAGCCGGGTGAACCGGTCCCTCAGTTACGGCACCGGCGCCTATGCCAAGCTGTTTGAGCGATGCAAGAAGAAGTGA
- a CDS encoding DUF3298 domain-containing protein: MPTILTQLSTEPLAAERTWTVEEIPVLTASVSLPTPAEGASGAAARRIRRYYQLQSRAFLRYCQRWLLPEAEAEYRAALTASAPLPQLRAELSYQVTYNEGGLWSLYTQSRERGADGRTLLTRRGDTWDLASGYPVPLAAFFPRRCGWKKALLAAAEAEIRRREAAGAARWNEDWRRSLRRRFNPENFYLTGDGLAFFYPMYALAPAASGIPVFTLPYGAGGPALPVRETPEETAAPPVR; the protein is encoded by the coding sequence ATGCCCACAATTTTGACCCAACTGTCCACGGAGCCACTGGCGGCGGAGCGGACCTGGACCGTGGAGGAGATCCCGGTCCTGACCGCCTCCGTCTCCCTGCCCACTCCGGCGGAGGGCGCGTCCGGCGCCGCCGCCCGCCGCATCCGACGGTACTACCAGCTGCAGAGCCGTGCTTTCCTGCGGTATTGCCAACGGTGGCTTCTGCCGGAGGCGGAGGCGGAATACCGCGCCGCCCTGACCGCCAGCGCGCCTCTGCCGCAGCTTCGGGCGGAGCTGTCGTACCAGGTCACCTACAACGAAGGCGGGCTCTGGAGCCTTTACACCCAGTCCCGGGAGCGGGGGGCCGACGGCCGGACCCTGCTGACCCGCCGGGGCGACACCTGGGATCTGGCCAGCGGCTATCCGGTGCCGCTGGCGGCCTTTTTCCCCAGGCGCTGCGGCTGGAAAAAGGCGCTGCTGGCCGCCGCGGAGGCGGAGATCCGCCGCCGGGAAGCCGCCGGAGCCGCCCGGTGGAACGAGGACTGGCGGCGGTCTCTGCGGCGGCGGTTCAACCCGGAGAACTTCTATCTGACCGGCGACGGTCTGGCCTTTTTCTACCCCATGTACGCCCTGGCTCCTGCCGCCTCCGGCATCCCGGTGTTCACGCTGCCCTACGGGGCCGGAGGGCCTGCGCTCCCGGTCCGGGAGACACCGGAGGAAACAGCAGCGCCGCCGGTCAGATAG